Proteins encoded in a region of the Anopheles ziemanni chromosome 2, idAnoZiCoDA_A2_x.2, whole genome shotgun sequence genome:
- the LOC131285030 gene encoding excitatory amino acid transporter: protein MAQNQQRFLKQETGMERQEPLLCALEHHSSWKVSLLSNKLMLITLAGVFFGVIGGFTLRLFDLSAESVMLIAYPGELFMRVLKLMILPLVIASLISGSSSLNAKLNGKIALRTFVYFLTTSLLNAILGTVLALIIHPGNSNLEKPIGDSSITKHKAVSLMDSILDLGRNLIPDNIFQAALQQAHTVYVPKASLLSTNDSDSSSSIITTISPMSPDVWSDQKVEWTRIIEYRAGTNSLGIVFFCLVFGTLLGTIGRKGYVVIQFFSAIFEVIMKMVTGVMWLTPIGISSVIAGKILSVNAIGFVMRQLAWFIFTIVFGVFLYQWVILQAIYFIFLRKNPFKFYLGLMQPILTGFATASTAAALPLTFECMNERLKIDSRITRFVLPIGCNINMDGTALFIAVASIFIAQMSNMTLNVGQVVTVILTSTAASMSSASIPSAALVLLLIALSAIDAPINNATLLFAIDWFVDRIRTTNNLLGDCYAAAIVEHLSRYELQNIESDLFCNEADVNSDHQCDTNLTGKRNSSFPNSVNLNVEISGPTSIA from the exons ATGGCACAGAATCAACAACGTTTCCTCAAACAAGAAACAGGGATGGAAAGGCAAGAACCATTACTTTGCGCCCTTGAACATCATTCAAGCTGGAAAGTTTCACTGCTAAGCAACAAACTTATGCTGATCACATTAGCTGGAGTGTTCTTCGGTGTCATAGGAG GCTTTACACTACGACTGTTTGATTTGTCCGCGGAATCTGTTATGTTAATTGCCTACCCTGGTGAGCTGTTCATGCGAGTTCTGAAACTTATGATCCTTCCCCTCGTGATAGCAAGCCTTATAAGTGGTTCTTCCAGCTTGAATGCCAAACTTAATGGAAAAATAGCTCTTCGAACCTTCGTCTACTTTCTTACCACATCACTACTCAATGCAATTCTTGGCACGGTACTGGCGCTTATCATTCATCCAGGCAATTCAAATTTAGAGAAACCTATAGGAGATTCTTCTATCACCAAACACAAGGCTGTGAGTCTTATGGACAGCATTCTGGACCTTGGGCG AAATTTAATTCCCGATAACATATTTCAAGCTGCCTTACAACAAGCCCACACAGTTTATGTTCCCAAGGCAAGCTTGTTGTCGACAAACGATAGCGATTCTTCCTCAAGTATTATTACAACGATATCACCAATGAGTCCTGATGTGTGGTCTGATCAAAAAGTGGAATGGACCCGCATCATAGAATACCGGGCGGGTACAAATTCTCTgggtatcgtttttttttgcttggttttCGGAACCCTCCTTGGAACAATTGGGAGGAAAGGATATGTGGTAATACAGTTTTTTTCCGCTATATTCGAAGTAATTATGAAGATGGTTACGGGAGTCATGTGGCTTACACCCATCGGCATCAGCAGTGTAATAGCcggaaaaatattgagcgtCAACGCCATAGGTTTCGTAATGAGGCAATTAGCTTGGTTTATATTTACGATAGTTTTCGGTGTGTTTCTCTACCAGTGGGTTATCCTGCAGGCAATATACTTTatatttttgagaaaaaacccATTCAAATTTTACCTAGGGCTAATGCAGCCTATATTAACTGGTTTCGCGACAGCATCTACGGCCGCGGCACTTCCTTTAACATTTGAATGCATGAACGAGCGCCTCAAGATTGACTCTCGCATTACACGTTTCGTTCTTCCGATTGGGTGTAATATCAATATGGACGGAACAGCTCTTTTTATAGCAGTAGCGTCAATCTTCATTGCGCAGATGAGCAACATGACGCTCAACGTTGGGCAGGTGGTCACTGTTATTCTTACTTCAACGGCTGCATCAATGAGCTCTGCTAGTATTCCTTCGGCAGCGCTTGTTTTACTACTAATTGCCCTGTCTGCAATAGATGCACCTATTAACAATGCCACGCTTCTCTTTGCGATTGACTGGTTCGT CGATCGAATAAGGACAACAAATAATCTTCTGGGTGATTGTTATGCTGCAGCTATTGTTGAACATCTATCTCGTTATGAACTACAAAACATCGAATCCGACTTATTTTGTAATGAGGCAGATGTGAATTCGGACCATCAGTGTGATACAAATTTAACTGGCAAACGCAACTCTTCTTTTCCAAATTCTGTGAATTTAAATGTAGAAATTTCCGGTCCCACTTCAATCGCATAG
- the LOC131281700 gene encoding cytosol aminopeptidase-like, whose amino-acid sequence MFSCIIRRCLNIERIVLSKSHRYSTQIGENRSDKGLVLGLYEQENDTEEPRLSQSAIHFDAKTDGKLLNLVKEYNLKGKLGSVKVFTNIDHEIGSVAIAGLGLEGIGYNELETIDEGMENVRIAAGIGAKTLAKEGCLQIFVDPMDYPEQAAEGSGLSTWRYQANKTKKNRQPIPKLDLYDAIDVDAWTRGLFKADAQNLARSLSDGPGNQITPTSFAQAAVDALCPCGVSIEVRNKDWAEAKNMSCFLSVARSSCEPPIFLEISYCGDDKAGRPIMLAGTGMTFNSGGLCIKNPENMSQFRASMAGAASVVATIRAAAALSLPVNLVGLIPLCENMPSGMAFKPGDVITAMNGKTVAIHDTNNAGQLMLADAFIYGQTTFKPKLVVDVATLSEGIVHALGGASSGVFSNSDFLWSQMLKAGSICGDRVWRMPLWQYYTHKVTEYSNVDISNAGRGKGSACLGAAFLKEFIPCADWVHMDITGVGMVKQGAGIPYLENDRMTGRPTRTLIQFLQQLACSDLQKHDLIETKTGQK is encoded by the exons atgttttcttGCATTATACGACGGTGCTTGAACATTGAACGCATAGTTCTTTCCAAGAGTCATCGGTATTCCACACAAATTGGAGAAAATCGTTCGGAT AAAGGACTGGTACTAGGGCTTTATGAGCAAGAAAATGATACAGAAGAGCCGAGACTCTCCCAAAGCGCAATCCACTTCGATGCTAAAACCGACGGAAAGCTATTAAACCTTGTAAAAGA ataCAATCTAAAAGGTAAACTCGGAAGTGTTAAGGTTTTTACTAATATAGACCATGAAATTGGATCGGTTGCTATTGCCGGTCTGGGTCTGGAAGGAATTGGTTACAATGAACTGGAAACGATTGATGAAGGCATGGAAAATGTACGAATAGCAGCAGGAATTGGGGCTAAGACTCTCGCAAAAGAAGGATGTTTACAGATCTTTGTCGACCCGATGGATTATCCAGAGCAGGCAGCTGAAGGCAGTGGACTCTCTACTTGGCGATACcaggcaaacaaaacgaagaagaaTCGTCAACCCATACCAAAGTTAGACCTTTACGATGCGATCGATGTGGATGCATGGACACGTGGTTTGTTTAAGGCTGACGCACAAAATTTGGCACGAAGTTTATCAGATGGTCCTGGAAATCAAATCACCCCGACTTCGTTTGCCCAAGCTGCTGTTGATGCACTGTGCCCTTGTGGAGTCAGTATCGAGGTGCGCAACAAAGACTGGGCCGAAGCTAAGAATATGTCATGCTTCCTATCGGTAGCAAGAAGTTCCTGCGAGCCTCCAATTTTCCTTGAGATTAGCTACTGTGGGGACGACAAGGCCGGTCGACCAATTATGCTAGCTGGCACTGGAATGACATTCAACAGTGGAGGGCTGTGTATAAAGAATCCAGAAAACATGAGCCAATTTCGGGCTAGCATGGCTGGAGCTGCTTCGGTAGTGGCCACTATTCGAGCTGCGGCTGCCCTTTCCCTCCCTGTCAATTTGGTAGGACTTATTCCGCTGTGCGAAAATATGCCATCAGGCATGGCGTTTAAACCTGGAGACGTAATAACAGCCATGAATGGAAAGACAGTTGCTATTCACGACACAAATAATGCGGGTCAACTGATGCTAGCCGATGCTTTTATCTATGGCCAGACGACCTTCAAGCCGAAGCTAGTTGTGGATGTGGCCACGCTTTCGGAAGGAATTGTCCATGCATTAGGTGGTGCATCTAGTGGAGTATTCTCAAATTCTGATTTTCTTTGGTCTCAGATGCTAAAAGCTGGTTCAATATGCGGCGATCGTGTCTGGCGTATGCCGTTATGGCAATATTACACCCATAAAGTAACAG AGTACAGCAATGTGGATATCAGTAATGCTGGTCGAGGTAAAGGAAGCGCTTGCTTAGGAGCAGCATTCCTTAAAGAATTCATCCCGTGCGCAGACTGGGTGCATATGGACATAACCGGTGTTGGTATGGTCAAACAAGGCGCCGGCATCCCGTATCTCGAAAATGATCGTATGACAGGACGACCAACCCGTACTCTCATTCAGTTCCTTCAGCAGTTAGCATGTTCAGATCTGCAGAAACATGATCTGATTGAAACCAAAACTGGCCAAAAGTAG